AACTTATCTTACACCAAAAAACAATGGTATTATTGATTTAGATGATTTAAAAAAAAACATACGAAAAGATACTATACTGATTTCTATAATGCATGTAAATAATGAAATTGGTATTATACAAGATATTGATAATATTTCAAAAATTTGTCGTAATAATTCTATCTTTTTTCATGTAGATGCAACTCAAAGTTTAGGTAAAATTTCTATAGATTTAAAAAAAGTTTCTATAGATCTAATGTCTTTTTCTGCACATAAAATTTATGGTCCGAAAGGAGTTGGTGGATTGTATGTTCGTCGCAAACCACGTGTCCGTTTGTTACCTTCTATCCATGGAGGTGGGCATGAACGAGGAATGCGTTCAGGAACTTTACCTGTTCATCAAATTGTAGGAATGGGTGAAGCATGTATATTAGCTAAAAGGAAAATAAATGATGATTTTGCTCATTCAACAAAATTAAGAAATTATCTTTGGAATGGTATTAAAAATATTGAAGAGGTTTACTTAAATAGTGATTTAAAACAAGGTGTACCTCATATTTTAAATGTTAGTTTTAATTATATCGAAGGGGAATCATTGATTATGGCACTTAAAGATTTAGCCATTTCATCTGGTTCTGCTTGTACTTCTGCTAGTTTAGAACCTTCTTACGTTTTAAAATCTTTAGGTATCAAAGATGAATTAGCTCATAGTTCTATTCGTTTTTCCATAGGAAGATTTACGACAGAAGACGAAATTAAACATACGGTTAAATTAGTTCATCATGCTATTTATAAATTACGGGAACTTTCCCCTTTATGGGAAATGTTCAAAGCAGGAGTTGATTTAAATAGTATAGAATGGGATCATAATTAATCATTATAATTAATTTAAAGGTAATATTTCAAATGGCTTATAGTAAAAAAGTAATGGATCATTATGAAAATCCACGTAATGTAGGATCTTTTTCTAATTCTGATCTTAACGTGGGAAGTGGATTAGTAGGTGCACCAGCTTGCGGTGATGTTATGAAGTTACAAATTAAAGTTAATAATAAAGGTATTATCGAAGATGCTTGTTTTAAAACATATGGCTGTGGTTCTGCTATAGCTTCTAGTTCATTAGTTACTGAATGGGTAAAAGGTAAATCTATTAATGAAGCTGAATTAATAAAAAATACTACTATAGTAGAAGAATTAGAACTTCCACCTGTAAAGATTCATTGTTCAATTTTAGCAGAAGATGCTATCAAAGCAGCTATTGCTGATTATAAAAGCAAAAAAAAATAATCTAATCGTTTATAGTTTGGGTGTTGAAAGAATTTTTTTTCTTTCAACATTTAATTCTATTAAAATATTTTATTTATTTAATTAAAGGTTATAAATGAATTATTTTACATTATTTGATATACCGATAAAATTTAAAATTAATAAAGAATTACTTTCAAAAAATTTTTACAAATTACAATTACAATCTCATCCTGATTTATTTATAAACGAGTCTGACTTAACAAAAACAATAGCTTTAGAAAAATCAA
The sequence above is a segment of the Buchnera aphidicola str. G002 (Myzus persicae) genome. Coding sequences within it:
- a CDS encoding IscS subfamily cysteine desulfurase, with the translated sequence MKTPIYLDYAATTPVEFEVAKKMMNYLTINGIFGNSASRSHQFGWNAEEAVDIARNQISELIGADSREIVFTSGATESNNLAIKGIASFHKKKGKHIITSKTEHKSVLDTCRYLEGQGFHLTYLTPKNNGIIDLDDLKKNIRKDTILISIMHVNNEIGIIQDIDNISKICRNNSIFFHVDATQSLGKISIDLKKVSIDLMSFSAHKIYGPKGVGGLYVRRKPRVRLLPSIHGGGHERGMRSGTLPVHQIVGMGEACILAKRKINDDFAHSTKLRNYLWNGIKNIEEVYLNSDLKQGVPHILNVSFNYIEGESLIMALKDLAISSGSACTSASLEPSYVLKSLGIKDELAHSSIRFSIGRFTTEDEIKHTVKLVHHAIYKLRELSPLWEMFKAGVDLNSIEWDHN
- the iscU gene encoding Fe-S cluster assembly scaffold IscU, which produces MAYSKKVMDHYENPRNVGSFSNSDLNVGSGLVGAPACGDVMKLQIKVNNKGIIEDACFKTYGCGSAIASSSLVTEWVKGKSINEAELIKNTTIVEELELPPVKIHCSILAEDAIKAAIADYKSKKK